The following are from one region of the Ischnura elegans chromosome 12, ioIscEleg1.1, whole genome shotgun sequence genome:
- the LOC124169038 gene encoding uncharacterized protein LOC124169038 isoform X1 codes for MVNGWLAEYLTELKLKTTQIEFLDSLTQKMHLLQFVNYFASIIYAAFLKGMVVGSPGGYDHLFGSRHEEDYEGGSDVFNEAMKCAQRVEPVKTASTSKIKVEEELVGKCLQGDLPYIFKQSTEKSSTSAPTKNVLSYKKPLLKRIAYATHGTWMEQSYDKQFLLPSTHVRRHIDESSTITVLSSREGKQHRSSYKLLNFGKFVWGNSGKLMMLVLTAQLADVQALHNTTHKYLVSAGNATDSFSMIPILASFNMMPKNTLDLSEIHQYVDISEGLLQKILHQSDIIINDLQELANFLSTNKDTNMHPEGRSNTSTSSRAVRSLPVEESFMCEIEQDTLINLRNELQVTLEQPHEGGSNNCQLNFDSDRCEELIKLVQCGYSHLRNGFLLAVRKNMSEVVLMSKTIAEFKEKYMRLLDSIKRSHSQEYNMMKTKLETELQEQKNLLNAWISLLKEQKIKSCISEISSGKIESAVQDFKSLNDLSVLSKIIRSVYSEYGNLSEIDNIVNFIRKLPGCAPDRVAYPVLFDEMHKKNHLSSPNVLIVDSAARICMGETFMKPYVRDFIDAWAHKVSINNDKAHIIDFARKHWYAFRAILPNLIDKAYRNVLNNVENVIMFVHELPYIQDDAIGYSSLFNKMRSNGHVNSYQTLILAYKVKECMHMNNYPRIEQHYRDMFTTLRSNLPNSVIGLIWSSRNSCTIINVHYGEYLSIYKEVGVFFGPFHPISYQVFNVQTFNLVPTDENKYFYWELHMLEEGKYFKIKNKHIKMFLHSSETKYNSEGHYIGGGNCGDCVESKWRLKPEGDNFLIWSPSHEGYLYADYAKENDGGRFVFGWSQRSIPDSTKMEIMRWRIVC; via the coding sequence GACTATGAAGGCGGGTCGGATGTTTTTAATGAAGCCATGAAATGTGCCCAACGTGTGGAACCAGTAAAAACGGCATCGACTTCAAAGATAAAAGTAGAAGAAGAGCTTGTAGGAAAATGTTTACAGGGTGACCTACCATACATATTTAAACAATCAACAGAGAAATCATCAACATCAGCTCCGACTAAAAATGTATTGAGCTACAAGAAACCCTTGTTGAAGCGTATAGCATATGCCACACATGGGACTTGGATGGAACAATCTTATGATAAACAATTTCTATTACCGTCTACACATGTGAGGAGGCATATAGATGAATCGAGTACAATAACAGTATTGTCGAGTAGAGAAGGTAAACAACATCGTTCAAGCTATAAATTgcttaattttggaaaatttgtcTGGGGAAATTCAGGTAAACTAATGATGCTTGTATTAACTGCTCAATTGGCTGATGTCCAAGCATTACATAACACCACACATAAATATCTTGTTTCAGCAGGAAATGCGACTGATAGCTTTTCCATGATTCCTATACTTGCCTCGTTCAATATGATGCCAAAGAACACTCTTGatctttctgaaatccatcagTATGTGGACATAAGTGAAGGACTACTccaaaaaatactgcatcaatcAGATATCATTATTAATGACCTACAAGAACTTGCAAACTTTTTAAGTACAAACAAGGATACCAATATGCACCCAGAAGGAAGATCTAACACGTCAACTTCATCGCGTGCTGTAAGGTCTTTACCTGTAGAGGAATCCTTTATGTGTGAAATAGAACAAGATACGCTAATTAATTTGAGAAATGAGCTACAAGTCACTTTAGAGCAGCCTCATGAAGGAGGTAGTAATAATTGTCAGCTTAATTTTGACTCCGATAGGTGtgaagaattaataaaattagtgCAATGCGGTTATTCTCACCTCAGAAATGGGTTTCTTCTGGCTGTTAGAAAAAATATGAGTGAAGTTGTTCTAATGAGCAAGACTATTGcagaatttaaggaaaaatatatgagATTACTTGATAGTATAAAGAGGTCTCATTCACAGgaatataatatgatgaaaactAAATTGGAAACAGAGCTGCAAGAACAGAAAAACTTGTTGAATGCCTGGATTTCTTTactaaaagaacaaaaaattaaatcttgcATTTCAGAAATAAGtagtggaaaaattgaaagtgcCGTACAAGATTTTAAATCATTAAACGATCTCTCTGTACTATCTAAAATTATTAGGTCCGTTTATAGTGAATATGGAAATTTGAGTGAAATAGATAACATagtaaattttattagaaaactCCCTGGTTGTGCTCCAGATAGAGTAGCATATCcagttttatttgatgagatgCATAAAAAGAATCACTTAAGTAGCCCCAATGTGTTGATTGTTGATTCCGCAGCTAGGATTTGTATGGGAGAGACTTTCATGAAACCTTATGTCAGGGATTTTATTGATGCATGGGCCCATAAAGTAAGTATTAACAATGATAAAGCACATATCATAGACTTTGCTAGGAAGCATTGGTACGCATTCAGGGCTATTTTGCCCAACCTTATTGATAAAGCTTATCGGAATGTGCTAAACAATGTAGAAAATGTAATAATGTTTGTACATGAGCTGCCTTACATCCAGGATGATGCTATAGGTTACTCCTCATTATTTAATAAGATGCGATCCAATGGGCATGTAAACAGCTATCAGACACTTATCCTTGCTTATAAGGTTAAGGAGTGCATGCACATGAACAATTATCCTAGGATTGAGCAGCATTATAGAGATATGTTCACAACTTTGAGAAGTAATCTGCCTAATTCCGTAATAGGGTTAATTTGGAGCAGTAGAAATAGCTGTACAATAATTAATGTTCATTATGGGGAGTATCTGTCTATATATAAGGAGGTAGGGGTATTTTTTGGCCCTTTTCACCCTATATCTTACCAGGTATTTAACGTACAGACCTTTAACCTGGTGCCaactgatgaaaataaatatttttattgggaaTTACATATGCTGGAGgaaggtaaatatttcaaaattaaaaataaacatattaaaatgtttttgcacTCCTCTGAGACGAAATACAATTCAGAAGGGCATTATATAGGGGGTGGAAATTGTGGAGATTGTGTTGAATCTAAATGGAGGCTTAAACCAGAAGGTGACAATTTTTTGATTTGGAGTCCCAGTCATGAAGGTTACTTATATGCTGACTATGCTAAAGAGAATGACGGCGGACGCTTTGTATTTGGATGGTCACAACGTTCCATTCCAGATTCAACAAAGATGGAAATAATGAGGTGGAGGATAGTATGTTGA